A stretch of the Candidatus Binatia bacterium genome encodes the following:
- a CDS encoding PIG-L family deacetylase, translating into MAAEGSGGVARRGGPLGLMGIFAHPDDETLGVGGVFARYAAEGVRTSLVTATRGDRGRFRGVRHGEGPEHPGPETLARIRERELREAARVLGIGDVTLLDYGDGRLDEADPREAVARIAAEIGRVRPHVVLTFAPDGAYGHPDHIAICQLATAAVVAAASAPAPHTVSKLYYMATTQARWDAYQAAFKKLVSLVDGVERQAQPWPEWMVTTTVDTREQWPTVWRAVVCHDSQVGGYEKLRHLAPEHHEALWGRQQFYRVLSVVNGGRGMETDLFEGLR; encoded by the coding sequence ATGGCCGCTGAGGGAAGCGGGGGCGTCGCGCGCAGGGGCGGGCCGCTCGGCCTGATGGGCATCTTCGCCCACCCCGACGACGAGACGCTGGGGGTGGGCGGCGTCTTCGCCCGCTATGCCGCCGAAGGGGTGCGGACCTCCCTGGTCACGGCGACGCGCGGGGACCGCGGTCGCTTTCGCGGCGTCCGCCACGGCGAGGGCCCGGAGCATCCCGGTCCCGAGACGCTCGCCCGAATCCGCGAGCGCGAGCTGCGCGAGGCGGCGCGTGTGCTCGGGATCGGGGACGTCACGCTCCTCGACTACGGCGATGGACGGCTGGACGAAGCCGATCCGCGCGAGGCGGTCGCGCGGATCGCGGCGGAGATCGGCCGCGTCCGGCCGCACGTCGTGCTCACGTTCGCGCCGGACGGAGCCTACGGACACCCGGACCACATCGCGATCTGCCAGCTGGCCACGGCGGCCGTCGTCGCCGCGGCCTCGGCGCCGGCGCCGCACACCGTCTCCAAGCTCTACTACATGGCCACGACCCAGGCGCGCTGGGACGCCTACCAGGCGGCCTTCAAGAAGCTCGTGTCGCTGGTGGACGGCGTGGAGCGCCAGGCGCAGCCGTGGCCGGAATGGATGGTCACGACCACCGTCGACACGCGCGAGCAGTGGCCCACCGTATGGCGCGCCGTCGTCTGCCACGACTCGCAGGTGGGAGGCTATGAGAAGCTGAGGCATCTCGCGCCGGAGCACCACGAAGCCCTGTGGGGCCGTCAACAGTTCTATCGCGTTCTGAGCGTCGTGAACGGAGGCCGCGGCATGGAGACCGATCTCTTCGAGGGGTTGCGATGA
- a CDS encoding LysM peptidoglycan-binding domain-containing protein produces the protein MTDKPDDKKQPRPDFSNVQSGSSSTAPSPGHDGGAGATYVVKPGDSLSKIAKHHYGDPNQWHKIYEANKDRIQDPDMIQPGWTLRLP, from the coding sequence ATGACCGACAAGCCGGACGACAAGAAGCAGCCGAGGCCCGATTTCTCCAACGTGCAAAGCGGATCATCGTCGACGGCTCCGTCCCCCGGCCACGACGGCGGCGCGGGAGCCACGTACGTCGTGAAACCGGGGGACTCGCTCTCGAAGATCGCGAAGCACCACTACGGCGATCCGAACCAGTGGCACAAGATCTACGAGGCCAACAAGGACCGCATCCAGGATCCGGACATGATCCAGCCCGGCTGGACGCTGCGGCTCCCCTAG
- a CDS encoding Gmad2 immunoglobulin-like domain-containing protein has protein sequence MSRAHRLWWIAGITALLAGAGFGYFALRPLPRDSDAANPDAGYMVDSSAASVAESLASPPPRPAPYGIDSVAMTAGEAPPTDGGEDPLADSPADAGATRLGPVLLDTPKPNQVAQSPLWIAGRARGSWFFEAEFPVRLLDARDSVVARGVARATGDWMTPEYVPFSLTLDFEPPETEEGTLILERSNPSDLPEHAASVRLPVRFR, from the coding sequence ATGAGCCGCGCCCATCGCCTCTGGTGGATTGCCGGAATCACGGCGCTCCTGGCGGGAGCAGGCTTCGGCTACTTCGCACTGCGCCCGCTGCCGAGAGACTCCGACGCGGCGAACCCCGACGCGGGATACATGGTCGACTCCAGCGCAGCGAGCGTCGCCGAGAGCCTCGCCTCGCCGCCTCCCCGGCCGGCCCCCTACGGGATCGACTCGGTCGCCATGACGGCGGGCGAAGCGCCGCCGACGGATGGCGGGGAGGATCCCTTGGCCGATTCGCCCGCCGATGCCGGAGCCACGCGCCTCGGTCCCGTGCTCCTCGATACCCCCAAGCCGAACCAGGTCGCCCAGAGCCCGCTCTGGATCGCCGGGCGGGCGCGCGGCTCGTGGTTCTTCGAGGCCGAGTTTCCGGTGCGCCTGCTGGATGCGCGCGATTCGGTGGTGGCGCGCGGCGTCGCGCGCGCGACGGGCGACTGGATGACGCCCGAGTACGTTCCCTTCTCCCTCACGCTCGACTTCGAGCCTCCCGAGACGGAGGAGGGCACGCTGATCCTCGAGCGGAGCAACCCCTCCGACCTGCCGGAGCACGCCGCGTCGGTGCGGCTGCCCGTCCGCTTCCGCTAG
- a CDS encoding aspartate aminotransferase family protein, producing MTTKTDGGAASAGANEATRREAPLAMDADRFRAAGHRLVDRVADLLASVPERPVTRGEAPSGVRAALDLNGPLPEEGCEPEALLTTTAGLLFDHSLFNGHPRFFGYITSPPAPVGILGEMLAAAVNANAGAWILAPAATEIETQTIRWIAELIGYRASAGGILVSGGNMANFVGFFAARAAMAPWPVREKGTAGGPPLRAYGSAETHTWIQKAADLAGMGTESVRWIETDGALRMRVDALRRKIREDRERGDVPFLVVGTAGSVGTGAVDPLPEIAALCREEKIWFHVDGAYGGLAAAVPEAPEDLRGLALADSVAVDPHKWLYAPIEAGCALVRDPARLRAAFAYHPPYYRFGEEGLNYVEYGPQNSRGFRALKVWLALRHAGAKGYRAMIAEDMRLSRVMAERVDAESDLERFTQSLSITTFRFLPRDLRERRGEAEVAEYLDRLNQDLLDRIQNGGECFVSNAVIGGRYVLRACIVNFHTGEADVAAVPAIAARVGREVDAALRPAALRAART from the coding sequence ATGACGACGAAGACCGATGGAGGCGCCGCGTCCGCCGGCGCGAACGAGGCGACCCGCCGGGAGGCGCCGCTCGCGATGGATGCCGATCGCTTCCGCGCGGCGGGGCACCGTCTGGTGGACCGCGTGGCCGATCTCCTCGCGTCGGTGCCGGAGCGGCCCGTCACGCGCGGCGAGGCGCCCTCCGGCGTCCGCGCCGCGCTCGATCTGAACGGGCCCTTGCCGGAGGAGGGCTGCGAGCCGGAGGCGCTGCTGACGACCACGGCCGGGCTCCTCTTCGACCACTCGCTCTTCAACGGCCATCCGCGCTTCTTCGGCTACATCACGTCGCCGCCGGCGCCGGTGGGCATCCTGGGCGAGATGCTCGCGGCGGCGGTGAACGCGAACGCCGGCGCCTGGATCCTCGCGCCGGCGGCCACGGAGATCGAGACCCAGACGATCCGTTGGATCGCGGAGCTGATCGGCTATCGCGCGTCGGCCGGCGGGATCCTCGTGAGCGGCGGCAACATGGCGAACTTCGTCGGCTTCTTCGCCGCGCGCGCCGCCATGGCGCCCTGGCCCGTGCGCGAGAAGGGTACCGCGGGCGGACCGCCGCTTCGCGCCTACGGCTCGGCCGAGACGCACACCTGGATCCAGAAGGCGGCCGACCTCGCGGGCATGGGCACCGAGTCGGTGCGGTGGATCGAGACCGACGGCGCCTTGCGGATGCGCGTGGACGCGCTGCGCCGGAAGATCCGCGAGGACCGGGAGCGCGGCGATGTGCCCTTCCTGGTGGTCGGCACCGCCGGGAGCGTCGGGACGGGCGCGGTGGATCCGCTCCCGGAGATCGCGGCGCTCTGCCGCGAGGAGAAGATCTGGTTCCACGTGGACGGCGCCTACGGCGGGCTCGCCGCCGCGGTGCCCGAGGCGCCCGAGGATCTCCGCGGGCTCGCCCTGGCGGACTCCGTCGCCGTCGATCCGCACAAGTGGCTCTACGCCCCGATCGAGGCGGGCTGCGCGCTGGTGCGCGATCCGGCGCGGCTGCGCGCGGCGTTCGCGTACCACCCGCCGTACTACCGCTTCGGCGAAGAGGGACTCAACTACGTCGAGTACGGCCCGCAGAACTCGCGCGGGTTCCGCGCGCTCAAGGTGTGGCTGGCCCTCCGGCACGCCGGCGCCAAGGGCTACCGCGCCATGATCGCCGAGGACATGCGCCTGTCGCGCGTGATGGCCGAGCGCGTGGACGCCGAGTCCGACCTCGAGCGCTTCACGCAGTCCCTGAGCATCACGACCTTCCGGTTCCTCCCCCGCGATCTGCGCGAGCGCCGCGGGGAGGCCGAGGTCGCGGAGTATCTCGACCGGCTGAACCAGGACCTGCTGGACCGCATCCAGAACGGCGGGGAGTGCTTCGTGTCGAACGCCGTCATCGGCGGGCGCTACGTGCTGCGCGCCTGCATCGTGAACTTCCACACGGGCGAGGCGGACGTCGCGGCGGTTCCGGCGATCGCCGCGCGGGTCGGGCGCGAGGTGGACGCGGCGCTCCGTCCCGCGGCCCTGCGCGCCGCGCGGACGTGA
- a CDS encoding UdgX family uracil-DNA binding protein (This protein belongs to the uracil DNA glycosylase superfamily, members of which act in excision repair of DNA. However, it belongs more specifically to UdgX branch, whose founding member was found to bind uracil in DNA (where it does not belong), without cleaving it, appears to promote DNA repair by a pathway involving RecA, rather than base excision.), whose protein sequence is MTPRVSTGASALEFLPARLTMASLREAARGCRGCPLYKNATQTVFGEGPRAARVVLVGEVPGNDEDLAGHPFVGPAGRVLDEALEAARIARDETYVTNVVKHFKWEPQGKRRKHKKPSAREIAACLPWLEREMQLIRPEVLVCLGATAAQALVARDFKVTAMRGRIVPTALSPRTVATVHPSSILRQRGSEERRREMARFVADLKVVAGLIHG, encoded by the coding sequence ATGACACCACGCGTCTCCACCGGCGCCAGCGCCCTCGAATTCCTCCCGGCGCGCCTCACGATGGCCTCTCTGCGCGAGGCCGCGCGCGGCTGCCGCGGCTGCCCGCTCTACAAGAACGCGACGCAGACGGTCTTCGGCGAGGGACCGCGCGCGGCGAGGGTGGTTCTGGTCGGCGAGGTGCCCGGCAACGACGAGGACCTCGCCGGACACCCCTTCGTGGGACCGGCCGGCCGTGTCCTGGACGAGGCGCTCGAGGCGGCCCGGATCGCGCGCGACGAGACCTACGTCACGAACGTGGTCAAGCACTTCAAATGGGAGCCGCAGGGGAAGCGGCGGAAGCACAAGAAGCCGAGCGCGCGAGAGATCGCGGCGTGCCTGCCCTGGCTGGAGCGCGAGATGCAGCTGATCCGCCCCGAAGTGCTCGTCTGCCTGGGCGCGACCGCGGCCCAGGCGCTCGTCGCGCGGGACTTCAAGGTGACGGCCATGCGCGGGCGCATCGTGCCGACGGCGCTCTCGCCGCGCACGGTCGCCACGGTGCACCCCTCCTCCATCCTCCGGCAGCGAGGCTCCGAAGAGCGCCGGCGCGAGATGGCGCGCTTCGTCGCGGACTTGAAGGTCGTCGCGGGGCTGATCCATGGCTGA
- a CDS encoding PIG-L family deacetylase gives MILVVGAHPGDESVGASSVLLSSEASVLHVTDGAPRDPAEALARGFESRESYAAARDAEARAALALAGIPPSRRFALRVVEREAPLRLAALTRALAETIERVRPDVLITHAYEGGHPDHDAAAFAAHAAIALLRAAGSPHPALSEMTSYHRGPGGGFESGVFLGGARPEDVVRRLDAGGRARKLQLLARYRTQWGTLRKFRAEEERFRPAPSYDFTRPPHAGRLWYESFPWGMSAPRFGDLVRYALLELGLRQAAEPVLGGAGFR, from the coding sequence ATGATCCTGGTCGTGGGAGCCCATCCCGGCGACGAGTCGGTGGGCGCATCTTCCGTTCTCCTTTCTTCCGAGGCCTCGGTCCTCCACGTGACCGACGGCGCGCCGCGCGACCCGGCTGAAGCGCTGGCGCGCGGGTTCGAGAGCCGGGAGAGCTATGCCGCGGCGCGCGACGCCGAAGCGCGAGCGGCGCTCGCGCTCGCCGGCATTCCGCCCTCCCGCCGCTTCGCGTTGCGCGTGGTGGAACGGGAGGCGCCGCTTCGGCTCGCGGCGCTGACACGGGCGCTCGCCGAGACCATCGAGCGGGTGCGGCCCGACGTGCTGATCACGCACGCCTACGAAGGGGGGCATCCCGATCACGATGCCGCGGCGTTCGCCGCCCACGCCGCGATCGCGCTCCTGCGCGCTGCCGGGTCGCCGCACCCGGCGCTCTCGGAAATGACCTCGTATCACCGGGGGCCCGGGGGCGGCTTCGAATCGGGGGTCTTCCTGGGGGGCGCCCGGCCCGAGGACGTGGTGCGCCGGCTGGACGCCGGGGGGCGCGCACGCAAGCTTCAGCTGCTCGCACGCTATCGAACCCAGTGGGGCACGCTCCGGAAGTTCCGCGCCGAGGAGGAGCGCTTTCGCCCCGCCCCTTCCTACGACTTCACGCGCCCGCCGCACGCCGGCCGGCTCTGGTACGAGTCCTTTCCGTGGGGCATGAGCGCGCCGCGGTTCGGCGATCTGGTGCGCTACGCGCTGCTGGAGCTGGGGCTGAGGCAGGCCGCCGAGCCCGTCCTGGGCGGGGCCGGCTTCCGGTAG
- a CDS encoding DEAD/DEAH box helicase, with amino-acid sequence MADSNGAAPGGAREEALAGDPLDGFHPTVARWFRERVGVPSPAQAEGWPRIRSGAHTLIAAPTGSGKTLAAFLWALDGLLRQGAALPDETQVLYVSPLKALSNDVQKNLQAPLAELTLLDSDCAAVRVLVRTGDTPANERASMGRRPPHVLVTTPESLYILLTSAGGRALLRTVRTVIVDEIHAVAGSKRGAHLALSLERLEALAGGPIQRIGLSATQKPVTDVAELLVGVGRDCAVVDTGHRRALDLGIELPDAPLATVCSHETWDDITKRMAELIGEHRTTLVFVNTRKLAERIAARLTKVLGEEQVTSHHGSLSRERRLDAERRLKQGSLRALVATASLELGIDIGDVDLAIQIGVTPAISVFLQRVGRSGHGLGRVPKGRIFPLTQDELVTAAALLEAVRSGELDRTPMPRRSLDILAQQIVASCVQETWDEERLYETLRRAWPYQDLTREEFDDVVRLHTAGRAALLHRDGVNGKLRATRRASITALTSGGAIPDTGQYRVVVEPEGTFVGTLDEDFAVESNGGDVFQLGNASWQVLRVEPGVVRVADAHGAPPTLPFWLGEAPARTRELAAAVGRVRVRGRDPAWLTGDLGLSAEAATQLSDYLREGERSLGAIPTPARVVLERFFDESGGMQLVVHAPFGGRINRAWGLALRKRFCRGFGFELQAAANEEAIIISLGPHHSFPLEDVFQFLHPATARDLLVQALLDQPMFGTRWRWNLTRALLLSRTQGGGKRVPTPLLRMRAEDALTQAFPQVLACPETLPPGELPVPWEHPIVRQTIEDCLTEAMDADGFLEVLRGLRSGAIERIAVDTPEPSAFARGILNAAPYAFLDDAPLEERRTQAVSSRRFLDPETADTLGALDPDAVTRVREQAWPDPENAEEVHEALLWMGYVTEREAEVSGWMPWIEELATARRVVREAPAGEEARWRAVEAATDPKTVLRGRLEALGPVFVGAGDGLLPPSAEEYLLALEVEGRVLRCRLEGRQAWCDRRLLARIHRETLERLRREIEPVTAAGFWRFLACWQHAAEGYRLEGPRGVVEIARQLAGFEIPAAAWESSVLPARVEGYRQEWLDQATLSGELAWGRLWGGGRSPIRATPVALLPREELDLWLSLAAPAAARTPAPADDGEDAGAAGGDSDPREISTYADVLLSVLAARGASFAQDLERHSGLLPTHVEMGLAELIGRGLVTCDSWSGLRRLITPPSRRRGVLKRARFAPPGRWTVLRAPREAGDADTAGRLAAGAPFTLAAEAETEFLARRLIDRYGVIFRRLLDRERLPVRWRELVRVYRLWELRGDVRGGRFVQRFAGEQYALPEAVELLRRLRRSEAGSGAGVRVAAADPLNLDGILTPEPRVPSAARRRVLVA; translated from the coding sequence ATGGCTGATTCGAACGGAGCCGCGCCCGGCGGCGCCCGGGAGGAGGCGCTCGCGGGCGATCCCCTCGACGGCTTCCATCCCACCGTGGCGCGATGGTTCCGCGAGCGGGTCGGCGTTCCCTCCCCGGCGCAGGCCGAGGGGTGGCCGCGGATCCGCTCCGGCGCGCACACGCTGATCGCCGCGCCGACCGGGTCGGGCAAGACGCTGGCCGCGTTCCTCTGGGCGCTGGACGGGCTCCTCCGCCAGGGCGCCGCGCTGCCCGACGAGACGCAGGTTCTCTACGTCTCCCCACTCAAGGCGCTGAGCAACGACGTGCAGAAGAACCTCCAGGCGCCACTCGCCGAGCTCACGCTCCTGGACTCCGACTGCGCCGCGGTCCGCGTGCTGGTGCGGACGGGCGATACGCCGGCCAACGAGCGCGCCTCGATGGGACGGCGCCCGCCGCACGTCCTGGTCACGACCCCCGAGTCGCTCTACATCCTTCTCACCAGCGCGGGCGGGCGCGCGCTGCTGCGCACGGTGCGCACCGTGATCGTGGACGAGATCCACGCCGTCGCGGGCTCCAAGCGCGGCGCCCACCTCGCCCTCTCCCTCGAGCGGCTCGAGGCTCTGGCCGGAGGGCCGATCCAGCGGATCGGGCTCTCGGCGACGCAGAAGCCGGTCACCGACGTGGCGGAGCTCCTCGTGGGGGTGGGGCGCGACTGCGCCGTCGTGGACACCGGCCACCGGCGCGCACTGGACCTGGGCATCGAGCTCCCCGACGCGCCGCTCGCCACCGTCTGCTCGCACGAGACCTGGGACGACATCACGAAGCGGATGGCGGAGCTGATCGGCGAACACCGGACGACGCTCGTCTTCGTGAACACGCGGAAGCTGGCCGAGCGGATCGCGGCGCGCCTCACCAAGGTCCTCGGCGAGGAGCAGGTCACCAGCCACCACGGCAGTCTCTCGCGCGAGCGCCGCCTGGACGCCGAGCGGCGGCTGAAGCAGGGCTCGCTGCGCGCGCTGGTCGCCACGGCGTCGCTCGAGCTGGGGATCGACATCGGCGACGTGGACCTCGCGATCCAGATCGGGGTGACGCCGGCGATCTCGGTCTTTCTCCAGCGCGTGGGCCGGAGCGGTCACGGGCTGGGCCGCGTGCCCAAGGGGCGGATCTTCCCGCTCACCCAGGACGAGCTGGTCACGGCGGCGGCGCTGCTCGAGGCGGTCCGCTCCGGCGAGCTCGACCGCACACCGATGCCGCGCCGCTCGCTGGACATCCTGGCGCAGCAGATCGTGGCCTCGTGCGTCCAGGAAACGTGGGACGAGGAGCGGCTCTACGAAACCCTCCGGCGCGCCTGGCCCTACCAGGACCTCACGCGCGAGGAGTTCGACGACGTCGTGAGACTGCACACGGCGGGGCGCGCCGCGCTGCTGCACCGGGACGGGGTGAACGGGAAGCTCCGCGCCACGCGGCGCGCCTCGATCACGGCCCTCACGTCGGGGGGCGCCATTCCCGACACCGGGCAGTACCGCGTCGTGGTCGAGCCGGAGGGGACCTTCGTCGGCACCCTGGACGAGGACTTCGCCGTGGAGTCGAACGGCGGAGACGTCTTCCAGCTGGGCAACGCCTCGTGGCAGGTGCTCCGCGTGGAGCCGGGGGTGGTGCGCGTGGCCGACGCGCACGGCGCTCCCCCGACGCTCCCCTTCTGGCTGGGCGAGGCTCCCGCGCGAACGCGCGAGCTGGCGGCGGCGGTCGGTCGCGTGCGGGTGCGCGGGCGCGACCCCGCGTGGCTCACGGGCGACCTCGGGCTCTCGGCCGAGGCGGCGACGCAGCTCTCCGACTATCTCCGCGAAGGGGAACGCTCGCTGGGCGCGATCCCCACGCCGGCGCGGGTCGTGCTCGAGCGCTTCTTCGACGAGTCGGGAGGGATGCAACTGGTCGTGCACGCGCCCTTCGGCGGGCGGATCAACCGGGCCTGGGGGCTCGCGCTCCGCAAGCGCTTCTGCCGGGGCTTCGGCTTCGAGCTGCAGGCCGCGGCCAACGAGGAGGCGATCATCATCTCGCTGGGGCCGCACCACAGCTTCCCCCTCGAGGACGTCTTCCAGTTCCTGCACCCCGCGACCGCGCGCGACCTGCTGGTGCAGGCGCTCCTGGACCAGCCGATGTTCGGAACGCGGTGGCGGTGGAACCTGACCCGCGCGCTCCTCCTCTCGCGCACGCAGGGAGGCGGCAAGCGGGTTCCGACGCCGCTCCTGCGCATGCGGGCCGAGGACGCGCTGACCCAGGCGTTCCCCCAGGTGCTCGCCTGCCCCGAGACGCTTCCTCCCGGAGAGCTGCCAGTGCCGTGGGAGCACCCGATCGTGCGCCAGACGATCGAGGACTGCCTGACCGAGGCGATGGACGCCGACGGCTTCCTCGAGGTGCTGCGCGGGCTCCGGTCGGGCGCGATCGAGCGCATCGCCGTGGACACGCCCGAGCCCTCGGCCTTCGCGCGCGGCATCCTGAACGCGGCGCCGTACGCCTTCCTGGACGACGCGCCGCTCGAGGAGCGCCGCACGCAGGCGGTGAGCTCGCGCCGCTTCCTCGATCCCGAGACCGCCGACACGCTCGGCGCGCTCGATCCCGACGCGGTGACCCGCGTGCGCGAGCAGGCGTGGCCCGATCCCGAGAACGCCGAGGAGGTGCACGAGGCGCTCCTCTGGATGGGGTACGTCACGGAGCGTGAGGCTGAGGTTTCCGGGTGGATGCCTTGGATCGAGGAGCTGGCGACGGCCCGCCGCGTGGTTCGCGAGGCGCCGGCTGGCGAGGAGGCGCGGTGGCGCGCGGTGGAGGCGGCGACGGATCCGAAGACGGTGCTGCGCGGGCGGCTCGAGGCGCTGGGGCCGGTGTTCGTGGGCGCGGGCGACGGACTTCTTCCGCCTTCGGCGGAAGAATATCTCCTCGCCCTCGAGGTCGAAGGCCGCGTGCTCCGCTGCCGGCTCGAGGGGCGCCAGGCGTGGTGCGACCGGCGGCTTCTCGCGCGGATCCATCGCGAGACGCTGGAGCGGCTGCGGCGCGAGATCGAGCCGGTCACGGCGGCCGGCTTCTGGCGCTTCCTCGCCTGCTGGCAGCACGCCGCCGAGGGATACCGGCTCGAGGGCCCGCGCGGCGTGGTTGAGATCGCGCGCCAGCTCGCGGGCTTCGAGATCCCCGCCGCGGCGTGGGAATCGAGCGTCCTTCCCGCCCGCGTGGAGGGCTACCGCCAGGAATGGCTCGATCAGGCGACCCTCTCGGGCGAGCTGGCCTGGGGCCGCCTGTGGGGCGGGGGCCGCTCCCCGATCCGCGCGACGCCGGTCGCGCTCCTCCCGCGCGAAGAGCTGGACCTCTGGCTCTCGCTCGCGGCACCCGCCGCGGCGCGAACGCCGGCGCCCGCCGACGACGGCGAGGACGCCGGAGCGGCCGGTGGCGACAGCGATCCGCGCGAGATCTCGACCTACGCCGACGTTCTCCTCTCGGTTCTCGCGGCCCGGGGGGCTTCCTTCGCGCAGGACTTGGAGCGGCACTCCGGCCTCCTCCCCACGCACGTGGAGATGGGTCTCGCCGAGCTCATCGGCCGGGGACTCGTCACCTGCGATTCCTGGAGCGGCCTCCGGCGGCTGATCACGCCTCCCAGCCGACGGCGCGGCGTTCTGAAGCGCGCGCGCTTCGCGCCGCCGGGCCGGTGGACGGTGCTGCGTGCGCCGCGCGAGGCCGGCGACGCCGATACGGCCGGGCGGCTCGCCGCGGGAGCTCCCTTCACGCTCGCGGCGGAGGCGGAGACCGAGTTCCTCGCGCGCCGGCTGATCGATCGCTACGGGGTGATCTTCCGGCGCCTGCTCGACCGCGAGCGCCTTCCGGTCCGGTGGCGGGAGCTGGTGCGCGTCTACCGCCTGTGGGAGCTCCGCGGAGACGTGCGCGGCGGGCGCTTCGTACAGCGCTTCGCCGGTGAGCAGTACGCGCTGCCGGAGGCGGTGGAGCTGCTCCGCCGGCTGCGCCGCTCGGAAGCGGGCTCCGGCGCCGGCGTCCGCGTCGCGGCCGCCGACCCCCTGAACCTGGACGGGATCCTCACGCCGGAGCCGCGCGTTCCCTCGGCGGCGCGGCGCCGCGTCCTGGTGGCCTGA